In Macrobrachium rosenbergii isolate ZJJX-2024 chromosome 47, ASM4041242v1, whole genome shotgun sequence, the following are encoded in one genomic region:
- the LOC136830799 gene encoding zinc finger protein 271-like — MNSDVNSDGADPLSYTIKEEDKDVDDVHMSEFVDCSKFCIATIDIKKEPTAVDIKKEPGTFDSSDNGMESMYIGAQNDRSGEEGTGSPMAGKGETALKCDICANTFPDEDTLIMHLKIHIGEKPYTCQECGKGFILNDTLQMHLRIHTGDRLYTCKECGERFNSNETLENHMRIHTGERAFLCKECGKTFNSNVTLRNHLKIHAGHRPHTCHRCDKSFQREEHLKDHMRIHTGERPFVCNECGKTFSQNGNLKNHMKIHTGERPFPCKECGKSFFRGAHLNEHMRTHTGEKLYECTECGRAFSDRGKLTVHMRIHTGERPFECSHCRKTFNQSGTLKNHLKIHLGEKPYECIECGKSFSESGSLKNHMRIHTGERPFICNDCGKTFSERSTLKKHIRIHTGEKPFTCSECGRTFSQSGNLKNHMKVHTGEKPFACDECGKTCSERGALKKHMKVHKLPV; from the coding sequence ATGAATTCAGATGTAAATAGTGATGGAGCAGACCCTTTATCATACACTAtcaaagaagaagacaaagatgTGGATGATGTTCATATGTCAGAGTTTGTTGATTGTAGTAAATTTTGCATCGCAACAATTGACATAAAAAAGGAACCAACAGCAGTTGACATAAAAAAGGAACCAGGAACTTTTGATTCTAGTGATAATGGAATGGAAAGTATGTATATTGGAGCACAGAATGATAGAAGTGGAGAGGAAGGAACTGGTTCACCAATGGCTGGGAAAGGTGAAACAGCTCTTAAATGTGATATTTGTGCAAACACATTTCCAGATGAAGATACCCTCATAATGCACTTGAAAATTCACATAGGGGAGAAGCCTTATACTTGCCAGGAATGCGGTAAGggatttattttaaatgataCTCTTCAGATGCATTtgagaatccatactggagaTAGGTTGTATACATGCAAAGAATGTGGTGAGAGATTTAATTCAAACGAGACCTTGGAAAATCACATGAGAATTCACACAGGTGAGAGAGCATTTTTATGTAAGGAATGTGGAAAAACTTTCAATTCAAATGTGACACTGAGGAATCACCTGAAAATTCACGCAGGCCATAGACCACACACATGCCACCGGTGTGATAAGTCGTTTCAGCGAGAAGAACATCTGAAGGAccacatgagaattcatactggtgAGAGACCATTTGTTTGCAATGAATGTGGGAAGACTTTTAGCCAAAATGGGAATCTCAAGAATCACATGAAAATTCACACTGGAGAGAGACCATTTCCATGCAAGGAGTGCGGCAAATCGTTTTTCAGAGGAGCGCATCTCAATGAGCACATGAGAACTCACACAGGTGAGAAATTATATGAATGCACAGAGTGTGGAAGGGCTTTTAGTGATAGGGGAAAACTCACGGTTCACATGAGAATTCACACTGGAGAAAGACCATTTGAATGCAGCCATTGCAGAAAAACCTTCAATCAAAGTGGCACTCTCAAGAACCACTTGAAAATTCATTTGGGAGAAAAACCATACGAATGTATTGAATGTGGGAAGTCATTTAGTGAAAGTGGAAGTCTTAAAAATCACATGAGAATTCATACGGGTGAGAGACCATTTATTTGCAATGATTGTGGAAAAACGTTTAGTGAAAGATCGACTCTCAAGAAACACATAAGAATACACACTGGAGAAAAACCCTTCACGTGCTCTGAATGTGGAAGGACTTTTAGTCAAAGCGGAAACCTCAAAAATCACATGAAAGTTCACACTGGAGAAAAACCATTTGCATGTGATGAATGTGGAAAGACATGTAGTGAAAGAGGGGCTCTTAAGAAGCATATGAAAGTTCACAAACTTCCTGtatag